The Lepidochelys kempii isolate rLepKem1 chromosome 2, rLepKem1.hap2, whole genome shotgun sequence genomic interval GCATAGCCGGAGGCCAGGACCAGATCTGTCGGTCAGTGcaagcagctggggcaggggatcagCGCCAGGGCCACACTGCCGGAACTGGGGGTCAGCACCTGCCACTGCATGGCTGAGCCAAGGGTTGGCACCTGACGCCCTACAGTCGGAGCCTGCTGCCACATGGCTGGGGGCCACCGCCTACCACTGTGCAGCCGGAGGCCAGGACCAGAACCCACACCTGCTACTGCATTGCCAGAACTGGGTTCCAGAGGCAGAAGCCTTGCAGCCAGATCCCGAAGCCCCATGGTTAAAGCCTGCTGCGGCTCAGTGCCTGGGGCCAGCATCTGCCACTGCCTGGCCAGAAACCAAGACAGAGTTGGGGGCCAGAaccaggggctgaagccctgcCAGGGCTgcatggctggattttttttgggggggggtggaggggagtgggAGTCAGTACCTGCCACCCTATGGTTGGAGCCCAGGGCAACACAGCCAGGCTACTGAAGTCCCAGcactggagcctgctgcccaaAACCCCTTCTCCATTTAATGCACACAAGTTAAAGTACAAAGGAGGAACTAATCTACAAAGACACTTTATTGTTTTACAAATCCTTATAAAATATTTGCTGCACAGTATTACAGGGTCCAGTACAGATGAGAATAGGCAAGAAATCATACTCCACATTTGCTTTTAATGCACAATGCCAATAATACTGTAGCAGAATACTATTCCTGAATAGCCTCATATTAGACTTTCTGTAAGAAAAGATGCAATGCCCATGTTGATGCCTACCTAAATTTGACTATTATATTTTATATGCTCAAGCACAGTTAACTATTGTAATTACAATACTGGTGACagcatttatttttcaatatgtCACACACACAGGCAAACTATTTATTAAGAGATCAGTACAGGCAAGAAAAAGAGCCAGGAGGGTATTACGTTTCAGAAGCCCTATGGTGCTGCTGCATTCTACAGCTGGAAAAGTTGTTCTTCCAAGAGATAATTCAGTAGCTCCAGAACCTCACTCTGTACTTCCTCTATCCCATCagactcagggccagattcactgCTGTGGTCCGTGGCTCCAGCAATGCAAAGTAGCTGTCCAATTGCTAGAGTTCACTGATGAATCTGGTCCCAAGCCcttcggggggcaggggggtagtATATTAAGCATAAGTAGGAACCTGCAGCCCACTTATCCATCCATGAATGATTCCACACACAGTTACCTTCTTTTTGTTGACCAGTCAGGCACCGTGTGAAcaacttccccacccccaattgtTCACAGCAGAGTTGCTGGGATCTTCTTTACCTGATGTCCTTAAAGTCCAGCTAGTTACAAGGGCATGACCAGTTCTGCCTTCCTTAGTATTTAGGTGGTGGTGACAAGGCTACTAGCTAACTTTGCAGAGAAAGACACTATCCAGAGATAGACAGCAAAGGGGAAGAACTACACCCCTAAACTGGATTTAACATACCTGCTAGATTTGCAATTTGGGATGCTGCAGAGTTTATGCAAATAAGGCTTTAATTTCATATGCATATTTGAATAGTCATAATGCCAtcagctttccccagcccccaccatCAAATCTAGCCATCCTCCTAAAATCTACCCTGCTCTGGCTCCATATTTGAGTTTCCTCCCTTGGAGATCACTACCACCTCTGCTAACCTAGGGAGGGGTCCAGGTTGTCTCCTGCCCACAAGGTCTGTACTGAAATGGAAGCCAGACTCTTGATCCCTTTCTAGCCTACCAGGGAGAGTTTCCTACCTCCCTTCTCTGATCTgcaggctgctgctccccctcctggCTACTGCTTGCAAAATCAGTTCTGTTTAGCTAAGCAGCCACTGCTCCCCTGGAAAGAAGAGGATTAATGAGAAGCTGCCTGCCAGAGTGCAGAACCTCTGGAATGATTTCAGGCACCCCCACACTCCTGGGCTCTTGAAAAACAAGAGATTAAAGCTACTTTGTGGGAACTCAGGACCAGGGTCCTGAAATTGAGTCTCCAAGGGAAACAACACATGAATTAAAAGACTGACTGAAGCACTCTTAACCTGGCCATTTTTATTGTATAACTTTAAGCCAATCAGAGACAAGCCAACCTATGGATGCACCTGCAAGGAAAAGTCTGATTTCCAGTGAGGTAATTAAGGTAACCTGCATGAGCTCGCCACCCTGTCAGCTACCCTGGCAACTGGCAGAAAGGGGAGGAGAGTTTTTGGCACCTGTGGCAAACTGAGGTATCTTGGGAATCAATCTGCAGTTCCAGACTACAGCCCTTCACAGCTCGCATTGAGTGAAAAGAGCTGCATGGAGCATATAAAtgaaggaggacttctggcaatTGCCTGCAGAGCTGTTCAAAGGAGATTGGTGAGAATGAGCAATACCAGTTGTCGTCTTTCTAGTATTTAGCTATTACATGCTTCTTTAGCTAACTGGAGAGGGGCATGTTGGGGATTATGGGGGGTGAGGGAATGACAATGTCTAGAAAGCCTGTCAGACAAGTGGCAGGTGGGCTCCTGGCTAGCAGCAGCAATAAGCAGTATTTAAAGAGAAAATCTATACTGTACAAAAGGGTCACATGTTAGCGACATGATGGTCCAGCTGTGCCCTTGTACACACACATGCTGGCAAATGCATTCATCCCAGTTTTGCTTTCTGACCGAGGAGAAACACTTTGGAAAAGCTTTGCCTTATTTGCTAATGCATGACAATGCTGTTAGGCAGTCCAGCCCAGGTAGTCATGTTCCAGCTCATTCCCTTCTGACAGGTACACCCACTAGCAAACCTGAGAGAGAGAGTAGCGTACTGCGTGCAGTGGTGTCCGcagcccctttttttttttttttttttctctctctctctctctctctctgtatatgtatatgtatatgtatatgtatatgtatatgtatatgtatatgtatatgtatatgtatatatgtttgACCAATAGATCCCTGTAATTATGGACCCCTCTGTGGTAATATTGAGGAAGAGGCCATTTTGCAGCgggttgcgggggggaggggtggcggtAGGTAGGAAACAGGCAGCAAAGTAACTTACAATGAGATTATAAAGTCATGCCAAAAACCATACAATATATAGAGTATCTTATTGTCAGATAGCTAATTGAAAACTCCTGTAAATATAATTAGAGCTCTTTGGGGGaatactaaaaatatttaaaagatgaGGAAGAAAAATATGAGTAATGCATGGAATACTGTTTGAGATGATATCTTGATGATGATTTGAATGAGAATTACATAATGACCACTACTAAAGAATTCAAATCTCATGGTGCTTGGTTTTAAAAATTCCTGAAGTAAACAACAATCATTTAAAAGCCTGTGCCAGCACTCTCCTCTATTGCCATACGATGACTAGGCTAGTTCAGAGAATGCATAattaaagtattttcttttttccagttaaAAATATCAAATCAGTGATGCTGCATCATTTGATTGTTAAAATATAATCTCTACTCATTTAACAAAACCTCCTCTGTTTCATACATTATCTTGTTATCTTCACCCTCCTGTGTAGTTCTGCACCAGAGATCTGTTAGAGGGATCTTCTCATCTCACATGTGTTCTTAGTGGAGGATTTGTAGGGGTATCTATAAGATACATAGGATACCATCTATTACAGGATGTCCATTGTTTCTGTATATGCTTACAGTACATCATGCAATGCCCCTGTACAGAAACCGGAACCAGTCTAAGAAAAGTAGTGCCAGCATGAAGATTTCGGGGGTAGGGAGTTGTCTAACATAATACAGAACCCATGGGATCTATACAAATAGTAGCTTGGACAGTTAGGATAGGAACTTGTGtgattttatttatctatttttaaaatgcctattttcaaagctgggtggGTGAAGTTGTGCTCCCAAAACACAGTGATATGATTTTCAAAGGCTGAGCATCTGTATCTCCCAGCGTATTGGTGCTTCTGAGAATCTGTCATTCTTATCTAGGTGCCAAAATATAGAGTTAGGATGCAACTTTAAGCACTCAGGTTTGAAATCTTGGAACTGTCTTTTATATTCGTATATAGTGATTACAGGTTCAGTATTAAACCACAGTTCATTTCTGACATCACCTGTTCATGAACACATTAAGGCTGAGTCAAGACCATGCTAAGTCTGTTTACCTAATATTTTTAACTTAAGAGCTTCCTACTTAAATAATGTAATGAATACAATTAAACTGGTGGCATGTCAGCACACGTTACTGTTTCGTCTTTTTCTAGAAACATTTTATAACAAAAGACAATGAATCCTATCTTTGGGATTCATTATAACAGTAACACTGAAAGTATATCATGATATCCTAGCAACTCAATCATAATTTAACACTAAATTGTTGCCCAGTGTTACTTAATTTATATTCACATTGACATTTTTAACTATGTTGGAAAAACAGCTTTAATCCTGTCATGCTTGTACAAGATTTTTCAATACTTACCTCTAGATGCCTTGCTGGGATAAATTCTCTGAAATGGCTTGAATTCATCAGGAGGGGGGAATTCTTCCACAGAATGAAAAGTAAACTTAGATTCAAACTCATctggagaattaaaaaaaaaaagttgtctatTACCTGGAAAATAAACTCTGGCCACCATTAACAAAGCTGGGTTaccactggaaaaaaattgatGAGGCAGTTAACTATTACAGTTGAAGTGCCTGACTGATATCCCAGTGACGTTTACAGTggttcatgctgtggaaaaaCTCCATCTTAAGTGGGATTATCTGGTTAATCACCCCTTTTTTGTTCACAACTGCACCATCCCAATACTAATCATATAACATGCCTCTGGCAATCACAGCAATTTTTTATGATGTTAGAACCAGGGCCGTCCTGAAGGGGGAGCCTGGGGCAGAAGTGACGAATCAGTCACTTCTGGGACTGACCACGCTGGGCAATCGCGCCGGCCCGCGGGCCCCCAAAGCGCAGGGCCCGTGGGCCCCCAAAGCGCAGGGCCCGGAGTGGTCACCCCGATTTGCCataccctagggacagctctggtTAGGACAGTATTTGATGTATTCTGACCTGGCTTTAGAGTAATGAAGCAGCTAGAAACAAAGATAAGACCAAACAGCCAACTCACCAAAAAAAGTGTCCTTGGGAACCTctgtcctatagaatttaatgggGATGAAACCACTAGGCTTCTGTAGATATTACTCTAAACCCAATATAATTTAATAGACAGTTATTACTTTTGTATAGCATTTTGCACTGTCCTGTAGAATTTTATAGCAGGTGTCTACTTTTCTATTCTATCAGATAGTCCAAAAACCTAATGAGAAGTTATAACTTTGTTGTTGTATAAGGCTCTTCTACAGAGGAACACTACAGAGCATCTCTCTATCTCTAGTTATACTGCTTTTTCACAGTGGACTTCATGCACCCTGGACTTTCACAGTTACTGTAAGATTTGCGTGAGAGGTTTTTGGTAGGATGTATATTTATCAGGCTTTTGTGTAGAAATCTTTCAAGTATAGCAAAGAAGtttaatttagaaaatattaCCAAGGATGTGCATGTTTCCATTTCTGTGCTGTGGAAAGGGCTCACGTGCAGCTGGCCAGGATGAAACTTGGGTATATGGACACTTGCTTGTAAGCTCAGTTGATGGTGATCTTGCTGGAGGCAGCGGAGGTGGAATTAACTTTCCAGTGTGGCTTACTTAAAAAGAAGCAGACAGCACAAAGATACAGTAATGGATGAATGAGTTCTTAAGACATTCCTTTGAAAAATGAACTGATTGGACTTTAGACCTGACACAATGTTTAGTTCAAAGCCAAATGGCACCATGGTAGGAGGATACTTTTATAGCTGTCATGTTAGAATCACTACAGCAGTAATGCTTGGATCTATTCTATACTTATCACTATCTCTGAATACCTGACCCATTATATTTAAAAGGTGTTTCCCTTAGCGCAATTAATtgactatatattttttttaaagctatctaCACATCCATATGTAAGGTTCAGCCTATACCCTTTAGCTGGTTTTTATTATGGGGAGCTGCATATTTCTCAATCTCACAAACCcaatttcatattttttccaACTGGCACTTCTGGTCTACAAGCAGCTGGATTTCCAGATGCAGTCTGCCCCTCTCCACCTATATCCTCTCAGTCTGCCCGTATATCTGTCCCCAATCCCTGTTGCAATGATGCATTTGGTCTGGATGGAACATGGAGGATGTTTCTATCAACCTCTTCCCTGCTTCTCTCCAAGGAATTGGTTCTAAGATTTCTCCTGGGCTGGATTTTCTTTGTGAACCTGAACTATGATTCCTCTTCCTCATCAGAATACAGCAAGTTGATTAGCTTTGCCTTTGTCCACTCTTCAGTGTTGCGCTAGGTAGAGAAAGGCAGCTCAACTATCTGCCTTCTCTTGAGTTGTTCATAACTCATTTTCCTGTCTTTCTCATCACTGTTCCTTTCCCATAAAGACTGTGCTTTGCCCTTCTACACTTCTTTCACTGCTGTTGGCACTTATGGAAATTCACACAGTCATAGatcacacacactgcccccgtgtgtcacagtttcagggtaactgctcCTGTACTCCCCCTCCAGGGTCCACAAAGGGCACCCCCTTTAGGGTTCCAGTTCTCTGCTGTCACCTCTCCAGAGCAGAAACCTGCCTTTCACTCTGCTGACCAGGGATTTTatggctgcacagctccctgctttACACGGGCATATCTTCAGCAAGCCAGACTGCTAAAAAAGGCCAGtacctgtgctttgctttctctcaggGGGCCATGATCAGAGTATTTTCCACAGTTATAAGCAACCACATTTATGGTTGAGGTAAAAGCATGACggagaaaacaacaaaacaataaaaacttacatgcatgctaaaaagcCTACCAAGAGATCATCCCCAACTCCAAACTAAGGCTCTGGTAGGTTTAGTCTTTCGAAACCTACAACTAGGTTTTCCCCATGGTTAGAAGTTCATCTATCTTATATCCAGAACCCAGGCTGGCCAGATCaggtttttcttgttttgtttttttaaatacagctcaGGCCCTTTGATCCTGGCCTTCCGTAACAGGTAGTTAGCAGACAATGACCCTCTCCATAAGGGCTTAGCTTCAAAAAgttgggtttttgcataactggagtTAGGTAATTTGAATTAATCTCTCCCAagggattccccaggaaatccacttaatACTTATTGTCCCAAAGTTGGTTCCAACCTGCTGCACCGCTCAGCTCTCAGGAAGAGAAAGCCAAGCACTGACTAGTTTTCTCAGCAGTGTGGGAGACAGACCCACAGCCGGAGCAACTGCTCTCACTGAGTTCCCAGTGATCTATGCTCCCAGGTTCAGAGATCCTCTCTACACGTGGGGCCTAGATCCTGCTGCTCTAGATATCTTGTCTTCTGCCACCATAGCTCTCAGACTAGGGTTGTATTTTTCTGTAGCCTTGTGTAGTTTGAAAACTCATTTTCAAAACTTACCTGCACCTCTGCCTTGTCTcttcttctgcactgctgcagctggctgagggaagggtggggcaggagggagaggcaTGGACTGAATACCAGGTTTTTGGAACAAGAAGTGTGGAGATTTGGGGGGCAGTGCAGGTGGAATGTCATGGCTGTTCACAGCACTGTTAAAGGTAGGGGAGGGTGGCAGCGGCAAGGATCCCCTTGATGAAGGAGTAGGAGGCAGTGGTggtggaggcgggggaggagttGGAGGTGGATAATCCCTCAAATCAGGCTGTGGGGCAGAAGTGCAATAAAAGTCAGTTCTAACTGGCAATCCACAAGGCGGtgccaggggcaggggaggaggcggcagGTATGAAGCTGTTGCTTGAACCTTGGCGGGCTTGTCACTCGgaggagggggtggtggtggaggaacCACCAAATTCGGGGGTGACACTTTTGCAGGTTTTtccagaggagagggaagaggtggaggaggTGGGAAAACAAGGGAAGGTTTGCTGGAAACTggcggaggtgggggaggggcaggcatgCTGGGCCGAGCTGGTCCTGCTCGTGGCCCACTGAGTAGCTCCGATGGGTGTGCTGCTCTTGGACAATCAAGTGGACTTGAAACATTACTGCTTGCTTTGGCATTGCCATTCAATGGGGCTGGAGACTTTGGAGGAGGCACTCGTACTCCAGGCAGCTGCCCAGCCTTGCCAGCTGGAAAACAAAACCTCAAGGTAGATCATGAAAGACCAACACATAAGCCTGGTATCAAATAGTCAGATAAAAACAGCGCAAAAAAGGAGCTGGTCCTATTTGCCCAATAAAACTTTTACTGAAATACTGCAAGGGATTTGACACTCTTCCCCATCACACAAATGTCGTAAATAGTATTTCTGCAATGGACAATCTCTAACTTGAGGGGGTCGAGAAGGCAGCATGTTCCAGGagattggactgggactcaggagacctctgccactggcctgctgggtgacagtgggcaagtcacttcatttctttgcctcagtttccccatgtaacAGGAAGTGTACCCATTCTCTGCAGAGGAGTGAGCTTCTGTGTAAGCAATCTGTTTGAAGACTTACCTTTCTGTAGCCCATAGAGTTAGACTAAAGGCATTTTATTTAGCAATAATGCAAGAAACCTATAGGCCTATACCCTGTAAGACATTAACTTAAGTAGCTAGCATAAGGCTTTGAGGCCTCTGAGACTTAGCATAAGTGAGTTGCCTAACAGCAACCCTAAGCTATTGGGGAACCAGGAGTGGATTACTTAGGGGATTTTTGCTACAAGATCGTATAAAATACCAGGTAGCTACAGGAAATCAAACTGATACCAGCTTTGGATATTTTAGGACTGGAACATCTGGGAATACATAACCATGAACTTGCCTTGGCAACAAATTGATGTAAATGATAAATTGGGATGATTaatatactaacccacagaataaAGACACCAACATTATAAGAGTGAGAAAGCTAGTTATGGATAAAGGAGGCCAGGCATTAATATGATTATTCATGACAGCCAACAGACTCTATAATAGGCCAAACCACCATGTATGCCTCAAGATCTTGACTACTGAACTTGATTGGTATGCCAGAGGTAGGGTAGGACCGTTGTGGATCACCACTAGGTTTCCATGAGAGGTATGACAGTATGTGCAAAGGACATCAGCCTGATTTTACACTATAGCTACTATCTCATTTGgtttggaactttttttttttttttttactaattgtGCTAATAAAAGTATTTAAAGCTCTGCTCTGCCCTCAGTGTGTGTGTTGCCTTTGGGCGCATCGGGGTTCCCACCAGACACTAAAGTAAATCTGAATTCTGTTCCACCTGATTCTGGGACTATAACCTTTCAAACCTCAAAAGCTTAGCCAGTGTCTAGCTGGAAACTCTTAACAGGGAATATTATCAATAACCACACAATACATCAGGTAACACTTTCCCATGCCGTGGAAAGCCCCAGGGACAAAGACATCCAGCCTGTTAGTGCTAGGTGGAGAGAAGGCTTTTGGTTCCCCTTTGTCTCTGTGGCTAGCGTACTACCATGGTGTTATCTGACCAGACTAAAAGGAATGAAAAGCAGGGCCCTTCTCATGGTGCCTGGCCCTAGGCCATTTAGATAGAATTTCAGCCACTTAGGAGCAAGGCTGTTCCTCCAAACCAGTCACATCTGTCAGTGCTGTGGCCCACTGCAGATTGGACTGCACTAGTCCCCCTTTCAGTCTGGCTAGTAAGGAGTGGAGTCCATGATTGCTGCAGACAGTGGTTGAGAGGCTTggaatgaaaaatatatatacacacacacacaccccagccagaCTGGGTTGCAGGGCTTTGCTACAAGAGACACTTGTTCATTTTCCTCTTAAcattctccagtttatcagcCATTTTAGTACTCCCTTATGTGAGAGCCTGACAAACCTGAGGGGAAAAACTACTCTAGGGAAAATTCTGGAGATCATAAGTGACAGCTCACGACACAGGCTTTCCACTCTGCACAAGGTAGAATGAGATGGAGACAGACAAGTGCCTTTAAAACTGCATGCTGTATTGGGTACTAACCCACATGCTGTTCTTAAGGTTGCTCATGCCTGCTCCTGTGTGGTAGAAGCACTGGGGACTGACTTGGTTCAAAGTAGCACTTTTAGAATATTCCACATAGTCTGCCTTTTACAATGgccaataaaaaaaatgcaggtgTTATTCCAATTCTGCTCTCTCAGCCTCTGAAGGCGGGTGATGCACATCATGGTTTCTTAACTCTGACAGTGAGGTCCCAGATTCATCAGTTTGCAAATCTGGCTGCAGAGCTAATGTTAAAAACCAAATTCTCAAAAACACCAACTCTGATACAATACCTTCCTTGCTTGCTGATCCAGCTGTGTCCCAAACTTCAATCATTCTGGGAAAATCCTTCTCCATCAGTGGATGGAGAAGACACAATAGGCCACAGAACTAATGTGGTTCCAATGCGGTGAATGTGCACACTTCACTTCGTGCAGATGTGCTCTGTGGGGATCCCTCCATCCCATGGATTTTCAGGGTGGGCCATAACAAAATGGCTGGCTCCATAACTTTGTGGCTATTTCAGCCACATACACCAGGGATATGTGGACACAGGAGGCACACAGGATGCTGAGTGTCTGAGCCTACATTAGTTCCGAAAGAGCAACTCCACCATTTTGGCACCCACAGCTGCCTTCAGTGATTAGGAAGCAGTTCTGTGACAAGCCCATTTACTATTTCAAAAGTTCTATATCAAGCAAGCATTTATTTTCCATTGATAAAGGCAATATATATGTCTGCTGACTACCTGTTACAGAAGGCCAGGATCAAAGGGCCTGAATCCATAGCTCCCCTAAACTTACACACACAGCTCC includes:
- the WIPF3 gene encoding WAS/WASL-interacting protein family member 3 isoform X2; translated protein: MPVPPPPPPPPPPPPLPASGGPPPAPPPLLSSLPLASTEPPKLRKEDQKDRSALLADIQQGTRLRKVTQISDRSAPQIEKPRGPNRDGGGPATSKSGAQPSLGGLFAGGFPMLKPVGQRDMTAGKAGQLPGVRVPPPKSPAPLNGNAKASSNVSSPLDCPRAAHPSELLSGPRAGPARPSMPAPPPPPPVSSKPSLVFPPPPPLPSPLEKPAKVSPPNLVVPPPPPPPPSDKPAKVQATASYLPPPPLPLAPPCGLPVRTDFYCTSAPQPDLRDYPPPTPPPPPPPLPPTPSSRGSLPLPPSPTFNSAVNSHDIPPALPPKSPHFLFQKPGIQSMPLPPAPPFPQPAAAVQKKRQGRGAVSHTGKLIPPPLPPARSPSTELTSKCPYTQVSSWPAAREPFPQHRNGNMHILDEFESKFTFHSVEEFPPPDEFKPFQRIYPSKASRDTPTNPPLRTHVR
- the WIPF3 gene encoding WAS/WASL-interacting protein family member 3 isoform X1 → MPVPPPPPPPPPPPPLPASGGPPPAPPPLLSSLPLASTEPPKLRKEDQKDRSALLADIQQGTRLRKVTQISDRSAPQIEKPRGPNRDGGGPATSKSGAQPSLGGLFAGGFPMLKPVGQRDMTAGKAGQLPGVRVPPPKSPAPLNGNAKASSNVSSPLDCPRAAHPSELLSGPRAGPARPSMPAPPPPPPVSSKPSLVFPPPPPLPSPLEKPAKVSPPNLVVPPPPPPPPSDKPAKVQATASYLPPPPLPLAPPCGLPVRTDFYCTSAPQPDLRDYPPPTPPPPPPPLPPTPSSRGSLPLPPSPTFNSAVNSHDIPPALPPKSPHFLFQKPGIQSMPLPPAPPFPQPAAAVQKKRQGRGAVSHTGKLIPPPLPPARSPSTELTSKCPYTQVSSWPAAREPFPQHRNGNMHILDEFESKFTFHSVEEFPPPDEFKPFQRIYPSKASRDKNDRFSEAPIRWEIQMLSL